A stretch of Chiloscyllium punctatum isolate Juve2018m chromosome 6, sChiPun1.3, whole genome shotgun sequence DNA encodes these proteins:
- the LOC140479172 gene encoding lactosylceramide 4-alpha-galactosyltransferase-like, with translation MASGGHKVAMEESVLILKSWHKALVLILIISSIVYYYVFEFKPSKLKYPLPKKTSRLAIRLSQSDAIREPGIMFVQTSNDLAPSPLAMCSIESAARQNRNKTVYYLMSGFNANISAYREPKYKAISLLSSFENVIILPLNPKELFNNTPLAGWYEKVDPNLEQYWFHVLSDGCRIALLWKYGGIYLDTDIISIKPLEFQNFICAQSSNYANGAALGFNRSHSFIRRCLKDYIENYNGAAWGQQGPDLMTRMLKKWCDTDNLDNFLNRQCKGILYLSSNWFYPVPYTNWERYFEPDTWKGNSKEIEHEFSKTRGVHVWNFLSGGHNNHVKGSRSLMEYFFSEYCPRTYNFLPD, from the exons TGGCCATGGAGGAATCAGTTCTAATTTTGAAAAGTTGGCACAAAGCCTTGGTACTTATCCTAATTATTAGTTCCATTGTCTACTATTATGTCTTTGAGTTtaaaccttcaaagctcaaataCCCCTTGCCGAAAAAAACTTCAAGACTTGCAATACGTTTGAGTCAATCAGACGCAATCAGAGAGCCTGGAATTATGTTTGTACAGACCTCCAATGATTTAGCACCTTCCCCGTTGGCCATGTGCAGCATTGAATCAGCAGCTAGACAAAACCGAAACAAAACCGTTTATTACCTCATGAGTGGTTTCAATGCGAATATATCTGCGTATCGAGAACCTAAGTACAAAGCCATCTCTTTGCTTTCTTCATTCGAGAATGTCATCATCTTGCCCTTGAATCCTAAAGAATTGTTCAACAACACACCCTTGGCTGGATGGTATGAGAAG GTGGATCCCAACCTGGAACAATATTGGTTCCATGTGCTCTCTGATGGTTGTCGGATAGCCTTGCTGTGGAAGTATGGAGGCATCTATCTGGACACGGATATCATTTCAATCAAACCGTTGGAGTTCCAGAACTTCATCTGTGCACAATCAAGTAATTATGCAAATGGTGCAGCTTTGGGATTTAACCGTTCTCATTCCTTCATCAGGAGGTGCTTAAAGGATTATATTGAGAATTATAATGGAGCAGCTTGGGGTCAGCAGGGTCCAGATCTGATGACCCGAATGTTGAAGAAATGGTGTGATACTGATAATCTGGATAACTTTCTGAATAGACAATGCAAAGGGATCCTGTACCTGTCCAGCAACTGGTTCTACCCTGTTCCATACACCAATTGGGAAAGGTACTTTGAACCAGATACATGGAAAGGGAACAGTAAAGAAATTGAACATGAATTCTCAAAGACACGAGGGGTACACGTCTGGAATTTTTTAAGTGGTGGTCATAATAATCACGTCAAAGGAAGTCGATCACTCATGGAGTATTTCTTTAGCGAATATTGTCCAAGAACATACAATTTTCTCCCAGATTGA